A genome region from Setaria italica strain Yugu1 chromosome III, Setaria_italica_v2.0, whole genome shotgun sequence includes the following:
- the LOC101786544 gene encoding auxin response factor 12, translating to MSSSSAASIGQPPPPAAPPEEEKKCLNSELWHACAGPLVCLPTVGTRVIYFPQGHSEQVAASTNKEVDGHIPNYPNLPPQLICQLHDVTMHADVETDEVYAQMTLQPLNPQEQNDAYLPAEMGIMSKQPTNYFCKTLTASDTSTHGGFSVPRRAAERVFPPLDFTQQPPAQELIARDIHDVEWKFRHIFRGQPKRHLLTTGWSVFVSAKRLVAGDSVLFIWNEKNQLLLGIRRASQPQTVMPSSVLSSDSMHIGLLAAAAHAAATNSRFTIFYNPRASPSEFVIPLSKYIKAVFHTRISVGMRFRMLFETEESSVRRYMGTITEVSDADPVRWPSSYWRSVKVGWDESTAGERPPRVSLWEIEPLTTFPMYPSLFPLRVKHPWYSGVAALHDDSNALMWLRGVAGEGGFQSFNFQSPGIGSWGQQRLHPSLLSNDHDQYQAVVAAAAASQSGGYLKQQFLHLQQPMQSPQEQCNLNPLLQQQIMQQASQQQLVSPDSQNIQSVLSPSAIQQQLHQLQQMQHAHNDQKQKIQPDQPYQVPTSAVLPSPTSLPSHLREKFGFSDPNVNSSSFISSSSNENMLESNFLQGSSKCVDLSRFNQPTVSEQQQQQQAWKQKFMGSQSMSFGGSVSLNSPTSKDGSVDNKVGRDVQNQSLFSPQVDNSSLLYNMVPNLTSNVVDNNISTIPSGSTYLQNPMYGCLDDSSGLLQNTGENDPTTRTFVKVYKSGSVGRSLDITRFSNYAELREELGQMFGIKGQLDDPDRSGWQLVFVDRENDVLLLGDDPWESFVNSVWYIKILSPEDVHKMGKQGNDPRYLS from the exons aTGAGCTCGTCGTCCGCGGCCAGCAtcgggcagccgccgccgcccgcggcgccgccggaggaag AGAAGAAGTGCCTCAACTCGGAGCTGTGGCATGCGTGCGCCGGCCCGCTCGTCTGCCTCCCGACCGTCGGCACGCGCGTCATCTACTTCCCGCAGGGCCACAGCGAGCAG GTGGCAGCGTCGACGAACAAGGAGGTGGACGGCCACATCCCCAACTACCCCAACCTGCCGCCGCAGCTGATCTGCCAGCTCCATGATGTCACAATGCAT GCGGATGTGGAGACTGATGAGGTGTACGCGCAGATGACGCTGCAGCCGCTGAACCCA CAAGAGCAGAACGATGCATACCTCCCGGCGGAGATGGGGATCATGAGCAAGCAGCCAACGAATTACTTCTGCAAGACGCTGACGGCGAGCGACACCAGCACGCATGGCGGGTTCTCTGTGCCCCGTCGTGCTGCGGAGCGCGTCTTCCCTCCTCTG GATTTCACACAGCAGCCTCCAGCACAGGAGCTTATCGCACGGGATATTCATGATGTAGAGTGGAAGTTCAGGCATATCTTCCGAG GCCAACCCAAGAGACACCTGCTGACTACTGGCTGGAGTGTGTTTGTCAGTGCTAAGAGACTTGTTGCTGGAGATTCCGTGCTATTCATATG GAATGAGAAGAACCAGCTTTTGCTTGGAATCAGACGTGCCAGCCAGCCACAGACTGTGATGCCCTCTTCTGTTCTTTCGAGTGACAGCATGCACATAGGGCTCCTTGCAGCAGCAGCTCATGCTGCTGCAACAAACAGCCGCTTCACAATTTTCTATAATCCCAG GGCAAGTCCATCAGAATTTGTTATACCCCTTTCAAAATACATCAAGGCTGTTTTCCACACCCGGATATCGGTTGGGATGCGATTCAGGATGTTGTTTGAGACTGAGGAATCTAGTGTCCGCAG GTACATGGGGACGATAACAGAAGTAAGTGATGCAGACCCAGTGCGCTGGCCTAGTTCCTATTGGAGATCGGTAAAG GTTGGTTGGGATGAATCAACAGCAGGAGAAAGGCCACCTAGAGTTTCTCTCTGGGAAATTGAGCCATTGACAACCTTTCCAATGTATCCATCCCTGTTCCCACTGCGAGTTAAGCATCCTTGGTATTCTGGAGTTGCTGCTCTTCATG ATGACAGCAATGCTTTGATGTGGCTGAGAGGAGTTGCTGGTGAAGGAGGCTTCCAGTCTTTCAACTTCCAGTCACCTGGTATAGGTTCCTGGGGACAACAGCGACTCCATCCATCCTTACTTAGCAATGACCACGATCAGTATCAAGCAGTggttgctgctgcagctgcttccCAGTCCGGTGGTTATCTGAAGCAGCAATTCCTACACCTTCAACAGCCTATGCAGTCCCCTCAGGAACAGTGCAACCTCAACCCGCTGCTGCAGCAACAGATTATGCAGCAAGCGAGCCAACAGCAACTTGTTAGTCCTGATTCTCAAAATATTCAGTCTGTGCTCAGCCCAAGTGCTATCCAGCAGcagctccaccaactccagcaaATGCAGCATGCTCATAATGACCAGAAGcagaagattcaaccagatcaACCTTATCAAGTTCCTACCAGTGCGGTTCTCCCTAGCCCAACGTCATTACCAAGCCATTTGCGTGAAAAATTTGGCTTCTCTGATCCCAATGTGAACTCTTCCAGCTTCATTAGCTCTAGCAGCAACGAAAACATGTTGGAATCGAACTTCCTTCAGGGAAGCTCGAAATGTGTGGACCTGTCTAGATTCAACCAACCAACAGTTagtgagcagcagcagcagcaacaggcgTGGAAGCAAAAGTTTATGGGCTCACAATCAATGTCTTTTGGGGGCTCGGTTTCGCTTAACTCACCCACTAGCAAAGATGGTTCTGTTGACAACAAAGTTGGCCGTGATGTGCAGAACCAGTCCCTTTTTAGTCCTCAAGTTGACAATTCCTCCCTACTGTACAATATGGTACCTAATCTGACTTCAAATGTTGTGGATAACAATATATCTACGATTCCCTCTGGATCAACATATCTGCAAAATCCGATGTACGGTTGTCTGGATGACTCTTCTGGTTTGTTGCAAAATACAGGAGAGAATGACCCAACAACCAGAACTTTCGTTAAG GTTTACAAGTCAGGATCAGTGGGGAGGTCATTGGACATCACCCGGTTCTCTAACTATGCTGAACTTCGAGAGGAACTGGGTCAGATGTTTGGTATTAAGGGTCAGTTGGACGACCCTGATAGATCAGGCTGGCAGCTTGTATTTGTCGACAGGGAGAACGATGTGCTTCTCCTTGGAGACGACCCGTGGGA GTCATTTGTGAATAGTGTGTGGTACATCAAGATACTTTCACCTGAGGATGTGCATAAGATGGGAAAGCAAGGAAACGATCCACGCTACCTATCTTAA
- the LOC101786144 gene encoding phytosulfokine receptor 1 produces the protein MGAFRWLFHFLLAAVLLHVHGGQSLNQTCHPTDRQALLNFSNGLDSKAAGLVGWGPDDDACCSWTGVACDLGRVVGLDLSNKSLHGGISSSVASLDGLVTLNLSRNSLRGAAPVALGQLARLRVLDLSANGLSGTFPASDGGFPAIEVVNISSNTFDGPHPAFPAAANLTVLDISGNNFSGGINSSALCIAPVEVLRFSGNGFSGEVPSGLSRCKALAELSLDGNCLTGNIPGDLYTLPKLTRLSLQENKLTGNLGNDLGNLSQLVQLDLSYNRFSGSIPDVFGGMRRLECLNLASNMFHGELPASLSRCPTLRVISLRNNSLSGEIAIDFKFLPKLNTFDVGSNNLIGAIPSGISSCPELRTLNLARNKLVGEIPETFKDLRSVSYLSLTGNGFTNLSSALQVLQHLPNLTSLVLTRNFRGGETMPVDGINGFKSMEVLVLANCLLTGTIPPWLQTLESLNVLDISWNKLNGNIPPWLGKLNNLFYIDLSNNSFSGELPVSFTQMRSLISSNGSSEQSPTEDLPLFIKKNSTGKGLQYNQVSSFPPSLILSNNLLIGPIWSSFGHLVKLQHMDLSWNKFSGPIPDELSNMSSLEVLNLAHNNLNGTIPSSLTKLNFLSKFDVSYNNLTGDVPTGGQFSTFTNEDFEGNSALCLLRNSSCSEKASLVEAARGKKSKGALVGLGLGTAVGVAAFLFCAYVIVARIVHSRMQECNPKAVANAEDSESSNSCLVLLFQNNKEFSIEDILKSTNNFDQAYIVGCGGFGLVYKSTLPDGRRVAIKRLSGDYSQIEREFQAEVETLSRAQHENLVLLQGYCKVGNDRLLIYSYMENGSLDYWLHERADSGMLLDWRKRLRIAQGAARGLAYLHMSCDPHILHRDIKSSNILLDENFEAHLADFGLARLICAYETHVTTDVVGTLGYIPPEYGQSPVATYKGDIYSFGIVLLELLTGRRPVDMCRPKGTRDVVSWVLQMKEEGRETEVFHPSIHHKENESQLMRVLEIACLCVTAAPKSRPTSQQLVAWLDNIAEDGGLMQPEVSSGFDLLA, from the coding sequence ATGGGGGCCTTCCGCTGGCTGTTCCACTTCTTGCTCGCCGCCGTTCTGCTCCACGTCCATGGGGGGCAGTCCCTGAACCAGACGTGCCACCCCACCGACCGGCAGGCGCTCCTCAACTTCTCCAATGGCTTGGACAGCAAGGCCGCCGGGCTCGTCGGGTGGGGTCCCGACGACGACGCCTGCTGTTCCTGGACCGGCGTCGCCTGCGATCTTGGGCGGGTGGTCGGTCTGGATCTCTCCAACAAGAGCCTCCACGGCGGCATCTCCTCCTCGGTCGCCTCCCTCGACGGCCTCGTCACGCTCAACCTCTCCCGGAACTCgctccgcggcgcggcgccggtggcgctCGGCCAGCTGGCGAGGCTGCGGGTGCTCGACCTCAGCGCGAACGGGCTTTCCGGCACGTTCCCGGCCAGCGACGGCGGCTTCCCGGCGATCGAAGTGGTCAACATCTCCTCCAACACCTTCGACGGGCCGCACCCCGCGTTCCCCGCCGCGGCGAACCTGACGGTTCTTGATATCTCCGGCAACAACTTCTCCGGCGGCATCAACTCGTCCGCGCTCTGTATTGCGCCTGTCGAGGTCCTGCGGTTCTCGGGGAATGGCTTCTCCGGCGAGGTCCCCAGCGGCCTGAGCCGATGCAAGGCGCTGGCGGAGCTCTCTCTCGACGGCAATTGCTTAACTGGGAACATCCCCGGCGACCTGTACACGTTGCCCAAGTTGACGAGGCTGAGCTTACAGGAAAACAAGCTCACCGGCAACCTCGGCAATGATCTTGGTAACCTCTCTCAGCTTGTGCAGCTCGACTTGTCCTATAACAGGTTCTCTGGCTCCATTCCTGATGTGTTTGGAGGTATGAGGAGGCTGGAGTGCTTAAACTTGGCCTCCAATATGTTCCATGGCGAATTGCCTGCTTCCCTATCGAGATGTCCAACGCTGAGGGTAATCAGCCTAAGGAATAACTCGCTGTCTGGTGAGATTGCTATTGACTTCAAATTTCTGCCGAAGCTGAACACTTTTGATGTTGGAAGCAACAATCTGATTGGTGCTATACCTTCTGGCATCTCGTCGTGCCCTGAGTTGAGGACTCTGAACCTTGCAAGGAACAAACTTGTGGGGGAGATACCAGAGACTTTTAAGGATTTGAGATCCGTATCCTATCTCTCACTGACAGGAAATGGCTTCACAAACCTGTCATCAGCGTTGCAAGTCTTGCAACACCTGCCCAACCTGACAAGTTTGGTGCTCACCAGGAACTTCCGTGGTGGTGAGACAATGCCAGTGGATGGCATCAATGGGTTCAAGAGCATGGAGGTGCTTGTCCTGGCAAATTGCTTACTCACAGGCACAATCCCGCCTTGGCTTCAGACCTTGGAAAGTCTCAATGTGCTGGACATTTCATGGAACAAGTTAAACGGGAACATCCCACCATGGCTAGGGAAGCTGAACAATCTCTTCTACATCGACCTGTCAAACAATTCTTTCAGTGGGGAGCTTCCTGTGAGCTTCACACAGATGAGGAGTTTGATTTCAAGTAATGGCTCGAGTGAGCAGTCACCAACAGAGGACCTACCATTATTCATCAAGAAGAACTCAACTGGCAAAGGTTTGCAGTACAACCAAGTCAGCAGCTTTCCACCGTCCCTTATACTCTCAAACAACTTGCTTATTGGGCCGATCTGGTCAAGCTTTGGTCATCTTGTGAAGCTTCAGCACATGGACTTGAGCTGGAATAAGTTCTCAGGGCCAATTCCTGATGAGTTGTCAAATATGTCGAGTTTGGAAGTGCTGAATTTGGCCCACAACAATCTCAATGGGACAATACCCTCATCTCTAACGAAGCTGAATTTTCTCTCCAAGTTTGATGTGTCATACAACAATCTGACTGGAGATGTCCCTACTGGTGGGCAATTCTCCACATTCACAAATGAGGATTTTGAAGGTAACTCTGCACTCTGCCTTCTTCGGAATTCTTCGTGCTCAGAGAAGGCTTCACTCGTAGAAGCTGCACGCGGTAAGAAGAGCAAAGGCGCGCTTGTCGGCCTTGGACTGGGAACTGCAGTTGGGGTTGCCGCTTTCTTGTTCTGTGCTTATGTGATTGTGGCAAGGATTGTTCATTCAAGAATGCAGGAGTGTAATCCAAAGGCTGTAGCAAATGCTGAAGACTCAGAGTCTTCTAACTCATGCCTTGTGCTGCTTTTCCAAAACAACAAAGAATTCAGCATTGAGGACATCTTGAAATCCACCAACAACTTTGATCAAGCCTATATAGTTGGATGTGGCGGTTTTGGGCTTGTCTACAAGTCGACACTACCAGATGGGAGGAGAGTTGCAATCAAAAGGCTTTCAGGCGACTACTCTCAGATCGAGCGGGAATTCCAAGCTGAGGTGGAGACACTGTCACGGGCCCAACATGAGAACCTTGTCTTGCTGCAAGGTTATTGCAAGGTCGGTAATGACAGGCTATTGATCTACTCATATATGGAGAACGGCAGCTTGGACTACTGGCTTCATGAGAGGGCTGATAGTGGGATGCTGTTGGATTGGCGGAAGAGACTAAGGATAGCACAGGGTGCAGCAAGGGGGCTGGCATACTTGCATATGTCTTGTGATCCCCACATATTGCACCGAGATATCAAATCAAGCAATATCCTTCTGGATGAGAACTTTGAGGCCCATCTGGCCGATTTTGGTTTAGCAAGACTTATCTGTGCATATGAGACACATGTCACCACAGATGTAGTGGGAACCTTGGGCTACATTCCTCCTGAATATGGACAATCACCTGTAGCAACTTACAAGGGTGATATATACAGCTTTGGTATTGTTCTGCTTGAGCTACTCACTGGTCGAAGGCCAGTGGACATGTGCAGGCCAAAAGGGACCAGGGATGTCGTGTCATGGGTGCTTCAGATGAAAGAGGAGGGCAGGGAAACTGAAGTTTTCCATCCAAGCATACATCACAAGGAGAATGAAAGCCAGTTGATGAGAGTCCTCGAGATAGCATGCCTTTGTGTGACTGCTGCTCCCAAGTCAAGACCAACATCTCAGCAGCTAGTTGCATGGCTCGACAACATCGCAGAAGACGGAGGTTTAATGCAACCTGAAGTTTCCAGTGGTTTCGATTTGCTTGCTTGA